A single window of Sebastes umbrosus isolate fSebUmb1 chromosome 16, fSebUmb1.pri, whole genome shotgun sequence DNA harbors:
- the scaf8 gene encoding SR-related and CTD-associated factor 8 isoform X1: MEAVKAFNNELYSLNEYKPPISKAKMTQITKSGIKAIKFYKHVVQSVEKFVQKCKPEYKVPGLYVIDSIVRQSRHQFGTEKDVFAPRFSKNIIATFQQLYRCPSDDKSKIVRVLNLWQKNAVFKSDIIQPLLDMAAGILPPMVTPVMPSSAAPVNNTTPGTPATPATPANIVQGLPDWASQITNTDTVAAVAQILQSPQGQQLQQLVQSLQMQQHKPQPSLLQALDAGLVVQLQALTAQLTAAATANSLNPLEQRVSSFNKKLLGPFDFGNDSERGEESKKDSSSSQMPMVSEPMNNSLFHQLAEQLQQQNLEQFQKQLLEHQQHQQKAMSIEGQDSIFGQENSVATAQSSSQQQLPEPDNKLDDTIDNQQQDMDLDEGPDGMEEEIFEAEEKKIVSTRSRTRSRSRSRSPKRRRSRSRSGSRKRKHRKRSRSRSRDRKRKSSRSYSSERRAREREKERQKKGLPLIRSKALSVCSTTLWVGQVDKKATQQDLTNLFEEFGQIESINMIPPRGCAYICMVHRQDAYRARQKLSTGSFKIGSKIIKIAWALNKGVKQEYKQFWDVDLGVTYIPWEKVKLDDLDDFAEGGIIDQETVNDEWEAVKNAEPVKEVPSQPVIVETTAAPNTQTETYSQQVTMMPVQLPVAQAVPSAVGLVPPTFPVAMGIPPPGYGPPPPFIRAGFNASQPPPGFLQAAQTAAMVSAANSLVQPSVGTGQEAIKESPFGAMIPPTTIPGFMAGVFNPVAVQTQQAVNEKSLQSADGMDAAAELTLQGMQNAVRSGMGLLGMHPTSLTHQLHQSGLAGQRMPGLMPLDVRPNLLQPGAAARFPLLMQQGPVQQAAGLLESSLQAQARARVPFSQLDPFNRAPNLNNENVSKTEDESSSGADEGKDQDYRFPPMEKQSTGLLRTPPPEHREPLGGGGGAGSGGGGGRPPLLQTPGGQPARTSLVGRLQALAGFTPDNRWTQTRGDFDERDSMRASLQGSGVPKGFQEERPTPGPNFASRFDSRPGNAGGAAAAAGVSGNAGAVGGPQPWNRSGGGGGGGGGGGGGGGGGGGGGGGGGGGGGGGGAAAAPFDSELHQDLDERRRPWDRQRDRDERDFDFRREMNGNRHSRERDRDRERDRDRERDRDRERGRDRPREHERDRDRDKERDRERERERERDRGGWTPLLPLPTPLLPTPPLNPNLTLNQGKLLAPLKLNPQLQSRFQSPLLPQAQPKPSLLGLNQPPPQVQIKSPPPSQSQAALPEPQDETPAPSETPQAQSPPPAQSPDRSSDNKSQSPLTEAPTQAETSPQLETPPQTKSPFESMALSPALSPALSPALSPAQSPAQSPAQSPAQSPAQSPARSPSRTTASPDTEPPSQASPLVEASPQDSPVAFTQAASPPEETPSLEEQESPRKDEEEESQERASSPQWVNGAGMDNSTVAESTPEASPEASPEPAEEPSPDSELPESEPEQQLASPEDVDNEQSEPMEEAASQPVVDTVTDTEGT; this comes from the exons AAAAG TGCAAACCAGAATACAAGGTCCCTGGGCTGTACGTCATCGACTCCATTGTCAGACAGTCGCGGCACCAGTTTGGCACGGAGAAGGACGTTTTTGCCCCTCGCTTCAGCAAGAATATCATTGCTACGTTCCAGCAGCTCTACCGCTGCCCTTCAGATGATAAG AGTAAGATAGTGCGAGTCCTGAACCTGTGGCAAAAGAACGCGGTCTTCAAGAGTGACATCATCCAGCCTCTGCTGGACATGGCTGCAGGGATTCTCCCTCCCATGGTCACACCTGTCATGCCCAGCAGTGCTGCTCCAGTCAATAACACTACACCTG GCACTCCAGCTACTCCGGCTACCCCAGCTAACATCGTCCAGGGTCTGCCTGATTGGGCTTCCCAGATTACCAACACAGATACTGTGGCTGCTGTAGCACAGATCCTACAGAGTCCTCAGGGACAACAG ctgcagcagctggtACAGAGTCTACAGATGCAGCAGCATAAGCCCCAGCCATCCCTGCTGCAGGCCTTGGATGCCGGCCTGGTGGTGCAGTTACAAGCTCTGACAGCTCAGCTCACTGCCGCCGCTACTGCCAACAGCCTCAACCCCCTGGAGCAGAGGGTCTCCTCTTTTAATAAG AAGCTTCTGGGTCCTTTTGATTTTGGGAATGATTCTGAACGCGGTGAAGAATCTAAAAAGGACTCGTCATCATCTCAAAT GCCCATGGTGTCGGAGCCCATGAACAACTCCCTCTTCCATCAGCTGGCTGAGCAGCTACAACAGCAGAACCTGGAACAGTTTCAGAAGCAGCTTTTAGAGCACCAGCAGCACCAACagaag GCGATGAGCATAGAAGGGCAGGACTCAATCTTTGGACAAGAGAACTCCGTTGCGACTGCTCAGAGCAGCAGCCAGCAACAGCTTCCTGAGCCAGATAACAAGTTGGATGACACTATAGACAACCAACAGCAG gacatggaTCTGGACGAGGGCCCAGATGGTATGGAGGAGGAGATCTTTgaggcagaggagaagaagattGTAAGCACGCGCTCCAGAACACGCTCAAGGTCGCGCTCTAG gtcTCCCAAGAGGAGAAGGTCCAGGTCCCGCTCCGGCTCACGGAAGCGCAAACACCGCAAGCGGTCACGCTCACGCTCCAGAGACCGCAAGAGGAAGTCATCGCGGTCTTACTCGAGTGAAAGACGCGCGCGAGAGCGAGAGAAGGAGCGTCAGAAGAAAGGACTGCCTCTAATACGATCCAAGGCTCTAAGTG TGTGCAGCACGACTCTGTGGGTTGGACAGGTGGACAAAAAGGCCACTCAGCAAGACCTCACCAACTTATTTGAAGAGTTTGGCCAGATTGAGTCCATCAAT ATGATCCCTCCCAGAGGCTGCGCCTACATCTGTATGGTCCACAGACAGGACGCGTATCGCGCCCGCCAAAAGCTCAGCACCGGCTCCTTTAAGATTGGCTCCAAAATCATCAAG ATTGCATGGGCTCTGAACAAGGGGGTAAAGCAGGAGTACAAGCAGTTTTGGGACGTGGACCTGGGCGTCACCTACATACCTTGGGAGAAGGTGAAGCTGGATGACCTGGATGACTTTGCTGAGGGAGGAATCATTGACCAGGAGACTGTTAATGATg AGTGGGAAGCAGTCAAGAACGCTGAGCCAGTCAAGGAAGTTCCAAGTCAGCCAGTAATCGTTGAGACTACGGCAGCACCTAACACCCAGACTGAGACCTACAGCCAGCAGGTCACCATGATGCCTGTGCAG CTCCCAGTGGCCCAGGCTGTTCCCAGTGCAGTAGGTTTGGTGCCTCCCACCTTCCCTGTCGCCATGGGAATACCCCCACCAGGCTACGGGCCGCCACCACCCTTCATAAGGGCTGGCTTCAATGCCTCACAGCCTCCACCAG GTTTTCTGCAGGCAGCACAGACAGCAGCCATGGTCTCAGCAGCTAATT CTCTAGTGCAGCCTTCAGTGGGAACCGGCCAAGAAGCTATCAAGGAATCACCGTTCGGTGCTATGATTCCTCCGACCACCATCCCCGGCTTCATGGCCGGTGTGTTCAACCCAGTGGCAGTCCAAACTCAGCAAGCCGTCAATGAGAAATCATTGCAGTCTGCAGATGGTATGGATGCTGCTGCAGAGCTCACACTGCAAG GCATGCAGAATGCAGTCCGCAGTGGCATGGGTCTCCTTGGCATGCACCCCACTTCGCTCACCCACCAGCTGCACCAGTCTGGTCTGGCTGGGCAGAGAATGCCTGGCCTGATGCCTCTGGATGTGCGACCTAACCTCCTCCAACCCGGGGCTGCCGCCCGCTTCCCGCTCCTCATGCAGCAGGGGCCCGTCCAGCAGGCTGCTGGCCTCCTAGAGAGCTCCCTCCAGGCTCAAGCCCGTGCCAGGGTTCCCTTCTCTCAGCTGGACCCCTTCAACAGAGCCCCCAACCTTAACAATGAAAATGTATCCAAGACTGAAGACGAGTCTTCCTCTGGAGCTGATGAGGGCAAAGACCAGGACTACCGCTTCCCTCCGATGGAGAAGCAGAGCACAGGCCTGCTGAGGACCCCTCCACCAGAGCACAGGGAGCCCCTTGGAGGTGGCGGCGGAGCAGgaagtggtggtggaggaggcagGCCTCCCTTGCTCCAGACCCCAGGGGGTCAGCCAGCCAGAACCAGCCTAGTGGGACGTCTGCAGGCTCTCGCAGGTTTCACTCCTGATAACCGCTGGACCCAGACCAGAGGGGACTTTGATGAACGAGATAGCATGCGAGCCAGCCTACAGGGCTCAGGCGTTCCAAAAGGCTTCCAGGAGGAGCGCCCCACACCTGGGCCGAACTTCGCCAGCCGCTTTGACAGCCGTCCTGGGAatgcaggaggagcagcagcagcagctggagttTCAGGCAATGCTGGAGCTGTTGGGGGGCCACAGCCCTGGAACCGTAGtggtggcggcggtggcggcggtggcggcggcggcggcggcggtggcggcggtggcggcggtggcggcggtggcggcggtggtggtggcggtggcggcgcCGCCGCAGCGCCTTTTGATAGCGAGCTACATCAAGACCTAGATGAACGAAGACGCCCGTGGGACAGgcaaagagacagagatgaaAGAGATTTTGACTTCAGGAGGGAGATGAACGGCAACCGCCACAGCCGAGAGAGAGACCGGGACCGCGAGAGGGACAGGGATAGGGAGAGAGACCGAGACAGGGAGCGAGGCAGAGATCGCCCCAGAGAGCATGAACGCGACAGAGACCGCGACAAAGAGAGAGACCGCGAAAGGGAACGTGAACGGGAACGTGATCGCGGGGGCTGGACACCTCTTCTGCCTCTGCCTACACCTCTGCTTCCAACTCCACCTCTTAATCCCAATCTGACCCTGAACCAAGGCAAACTGCTGGCACCACTCAAACTGAACCCCCAGCTTCAGTCACGATTCCAGTCCCCACTCCTGCCCCAAGCTCAGCCCAAACCCTCTCTCTTGGGTCTGAATCAGCCGCCGCCTCAGGTTCAGATTAAGTCTCCCCCTCCATCACAGAGCCAAGCAGCTTTGCCCGAGCCCCAGGATGAAACCCCAGCTCCGTCTGAGACACCTCAGGCCCAGTCACCACCCCCCGCCCAATCGCCTGACCGGTCATCTGACAACAAAAGTCAGAGCCCGTTGACAGAGGCTCCCACCCAGGCCGAGACATCACCACAACTTGAGACCCCTCCACAAACCAAATCGCCATTCGAGTCCATGGCTCTGTCCCCGGCTCTGTCCCCGGCTCTGTCCCCGGCTCTGTCCCCGGCTCAGTCCCCAGCCCAGTCCCCGGCTCAGTCCCCAGCCCAGTCCCCAGCCCAGTCCCCAGCCCGGTCCCCCTCCAGAACCACCGCTTCTCCAGACACTGAGCCCCCAAGCCAAGCCTCGCCGCTGGTTGAGGCCTCACCCCAGGACTCACCTGTGGCCTTCACACAAGCTGCCAGCCCCCCCGAAGAGACTCCCTCTCTGGAGGAGCAGGAAAGCCCAaggaaggatgaggaggaggagtcacAAGAGCGAGCCTCCTCACCCCAGTGGGTCAACGGAGCTGGGATGGACAATAGCACTGTGGCTGAATCTACACCCGAGGCCTCTCCTGAGGCCTCTCCTGAGCCCGCCGAAGAACCCTCTCCCGATTCTGAGCTCCCCGAAAGTGAACCGGAGCAGCAGCTTGCGTCTCCTGAGGACGTAGACAATGAACAGAGTGAGCCCATGGAGGAAGCTGCGAGTCAGCCAGTGGTAGACACTGTCACAGACACTGAGGGGACATAA
- the scaf8 gene encoding SR-related and CTD-associated factor 8 isoform X2 has product MDLYSLNEYKPPISKAKMTQITKSGIKAIKFYKHVVQSVEKFVQKCKPEYKVPGLYVIDSIVRQSRHQFGTEKDVFAPRFSKNIIATFQQLYRCPSDDKSKIVRVLNLWQKNAVFKSDIIQPLLDMAAGILPPMVTPVMPSSAAPVNNTTPGTPATPATPANIVQGLPDWASQITNTDTVAAVAQILQSPQGQQLQQLVQSLQMQQHKPQPSLLQALDAGLVVQLQALTAQLTAAATANSLNPLEQRVSSFNKKLLGPFDFGNDSERGEESKKDSSSSQMPMVSEPMNNSLFHQLAEQLQQQNLEQFQKQLLEHQQHQQKAMSIEGQDSIFGQENSVATAQSSSQQQLPEPDNKLDDTIDNQQQDMDLDEGPDGMEEEIFEAEEKKIVSTRSRTRSRSRSRSPKRRRSRSRSGSRKRKHRKRSRSRSRDRKRKSSRSYSSERRAREREKERQKKGLPLIRSKALSVCSTTLWVGQVDKKATQQDLTNLFEEFGQIESINMIPPRGCAYICMVHRQDAYRARQKLSTGSFKIGSKIIKIAWALNKGVKQEYKQFWDVDLGVTYIPWEKVKLDDLDDFAEGGIIDQETVNDEWEAVKNAEPVKEVPSQPVIVETTAAPNTQTETYSQQVTMMPVQLPVAQAVPSAVGLVPPTFPVAMGIPPPGYGPPPPFIRAGFNASQPPPGFLQAAQTAAMVSAANSLVQPSVGTGQEAIKESPFGAMIPPTTIPGFMAGVFNPVAVQTQQAVNEKSLQSADGMDAAAELTLQGMQNAVRSGMGLLGMHPTSLTHQLHQSGLAGQRMPGLMPLDVRPNLLQPGAAARFPLLMQQGPVQQAAGLLESSLQAQARARVPFSQLDPFNRAPNLNNENVSKTEDESSSGADEGKDQDYRFPPMEKQSTGLLRTPPPEHREPLGGGGGAGSGGGGGRPPLLQTPGGQPARTSLVGRLQALAGFTPDNRWTQTRGDFDERDSMRASLQGSGVPKGFQEERPTPGPNFASRFDSRPGNAGGAAAAAGVSGNAGAVGGPQPWNRSGGGGGGGGGGGGGGGGGGGGGGGGGGGGGGGGAAAAPFDSELHQDLDERRRPWDRQRDRDERDFDFRREMNGNRHSRERDRDRERDRDRERDRDRERGRDRPREHERDRDRDKERDRERERERERDRGGWTPLLPLPTPLLPTPPLNPNLTLNQGKLLAPLKLNPQLQSRFQSPLLPQAQPKPSLLGLNQPPPQVQIKSPPPSQSQAALPEPQDETPAPSETPQAQSPPPAQSPDRSSDNKSQSPLTEAPTQAETSPQLETPPQTKSPFESMALSPALSPALSPALSPAQSPAQSPAQSPAQSPAQSPARSPSRTTASPDTEPPSQASPLVEASPQDSPVAFTQAASPPEETPSLEEQESPRKDEEEESQERASSPQWVNGAGMDNSTVAESTPEASPEASPEPAEEPSPDSELPESEPEQQLASPEDVDNEQSEPMEEAASQPVVDTVTDTEGT; this is encoded by the exons AAAAG TGCAAACCAGAATACAAGGTCCCTGGGCTGTACGTCATCGACTCCATTGTCAGACAGTCGCGGCACCAGTTTGGCACGGAGAAGGACGTTTTTGCCCCTCGCTTCAGCAAGAATATCATTGCTACGTTCCAGCAGCTCTACCGCTGCCCTTCAGATGATAAG AGTAAGATAGTGCGAGTCCTGAACCTGTGGCAAAAGAACGCGGTCTTCAAGAGTGACATCATCCAGCCTCTGCTGGACATGGCTGCAGGGATTCTCCCTCCCATGGTCACACCTGTCATGCCCAGCAGTGCTGCTCCAGTCAATAACACTACACCTG GCACTCCAGCTACTCCGGCTACCCCAGCTAACATCGTCCAGGGTCTGCCTGATTGGGCTTCCCAGATTACCAACACAGATACTGTGGCTGCTGTAGCACAGATCCTACAGAGTCCTCAGGGACAACAG ctgcagcagctggtACAGAGTCTACAGATGCAGCAGCATAAGCCCCAGCCATCCCTGCTGCAGGCCTTGGATGCCGGCCTGGTGGTGCAGTTACAAGCTCTGACAGCTCAGCTCACTGCCGCCGCTACTGCCAACAGCCTCAACCCCCTGGAGCAGAGGGTCTCCTCTTTTAATAAG AAGCTTCTGGGTCCTTTTGATTTTGGGAATGATTCTGAACGCGGTGAAGAATCTAAAAAGGACTCGTCATCATCTCAAAT GCCCATGGTGTCGGAGCCCATGAACAACTCCCTCTTCCATCAGCTGGCTGAGCAGCTACAACAGCAGAACCTGGAACAGTTTCAGAAGCAGCTTTTAGAGCACCAGCAGCACCAACagaag GCGATGAGCATAGAAGGGCAGGACTCAATCTTTGGACAAGAGAACTCCGTTGCGACTGCTCAGAGCAGCAGCCAGCAACAGCTTCCTGAGCCAGATAACAAGTTGGATGACACTATAGACAACCAACAGCAG gacatggaTCTGGACGAGGGCCCAGATGGTATGGAGGAGGAGATCTTTgaggcagaggagaagaagattGTAAGCACGCGCTCCAGAACACGCTCAAGGTCGCGCTCTAG gtcTCCCAAGAGGAGAAGGTCCAGGTCCCGCTCCGGCTCACGGAAGCGCAAACACCGCAAGCGGTCACGCTCACGCTCCAGAGACCGCAAGAGGAAGTCATCGCGGTCTTACTCGAGTGAAAGACGCGCGCGAGAGCGAGAGAAGGAGCGTCAGAAGAAAGGACTGCCTCTAATACGATCCAAGGCTCTAAGTG TGTGCAGCACGACTCTGTGGGTTGGACAGGTGGACAAAAAGGCCACTCAGCAAGACCTCACCAACTTATTTGAAGAGTTTGGCCAGATTGAGTCCATCAAT ATGATCCCTCCCAGAGGCTGCGCCTACATCTGTATGGTCCACAGACAGGACGCGTATCGCGCCCGCCAAAAGCTCAGCACCGGCTCCTTTAAGATTGGCTCCAAAATCATCAAG ATTGCATGGGCTCTGAACAAGGGGGTAAAGCAGGAGTACAAGCAGTTTTGGGACGTGGACCTGGGCGTCACCTACATACCTTGGGAGAAGGTGAAGCTGGATGACCTGGATGACTTTGCTGAGGGAGGAATCATTGACCAGGAGACTGTTAATGATg AGTGGGAAGCAGTCAAGAACGCTGAGCCAGTCAAGGAAGTTCCAAGTCAGCCAGTAATCGTTGAGACTACGGCAGCACCTAACACCCAGACTGAGACCTACAGCCAGCAGGTCACCATGATGCCTGTGCAG CTCCCAGTGGCCCAGGCTGTTCCCAGTGCAGTAGGTTTGGTGCCTCCCACCTTCCCTGTCGCCATGGGAATACCCCCACCAGGCTACGGGCCGCCACCACCCTTCATAAGGGCTGGCTTCAATGCCTCACAGCCTCCACCAG GTTTTCTGCAGGCAGCACAGACAGCAGCCATGGTCTCAGCAGCTAATT CTCTAGTGCAGCCTTCAGTGGGAACCGGCCAAGAAGCTATCAAGGAATCACCGTTCGGTGCTATGATTCCTCCGACCACCATCCCCGGCTTCATGGCCGGTGTGTTCAACCCAGTGGCAGTCCAAACTCAGCAAGCCGTCAATGAGAAATCATTGCAGTCTGCAGATGGTATGGATGCTGCTGCAGAGCTCACACTGCAAG GCATGCAGAATGCAGTCCGCAGTGGCATGGGTCTCCTTGGCATGCACCCCACTTCGCTCACCCACCAGCTGCACCAGTCTGGTCTGGCTGGGCAGAGAATGCCTGGCCTGATGCCTCTGGATGTGCGACCTAACCTCCTCCAACCCGGGGCTGCCGCCCGCTTCCCGCTCCTCATGCAGCAGGGGCCCGTCCAGCAGGCTGCTGGCCTCCTAGAGAGCTCCCTCCAGGCTCAAGCCCGTGCCAGGGTTCCCTTCTCTCAGCTGGACCCCTTCAACAGAGCCCCCAACCTTAACAATGAAAATGTATCCAAGACTGAAGACGAGTCTTCCTCTGGAGCTGATGAGGGCAAAGACCAGGACTACCGCTTCCCTCCGATGGAGAAGCAGAGCACAGGCCTGCTGAGGACCCCTCCACCAGAGCACAGGGAGCCCCTTGGAGGTGGCGGCGGAGCAGgaagtggtggtggaggaggcagGCCTCCCTTGCTCCAGACCCCAGGGGGTCAGCCAGCCAGAACCAGCCTAGTGGGACGTCTGCAGGCTCTCGCAGGTTTCACTCCTGATAACCGCTGGACCCAGACCAGAGGGGACTTTGATGAACGAGATAGCATGCGAGCCAGCCTACAGGGCTCAGGCGTTCCAAAAGGCTTCCAGGAGGAGCGCCCCACACCTGGGCCGAACTTCGCCAGCCGCTTTGACAGCCGTCCTGGGAatgcaggaggagcagcagcagcagctggagttTCAGGCAATGCTGGAGCTGTTGGGGGGCCACAGCCCTGGAACCGTAGtggtggcggcggtggcggcggtggcggcggcggcggcggcggtggcggcggtggcggcggtggcggcggtggcggcggtggtggtggcggtggcggcgcCGCCGCAGCGCCTTTTGATAGCGAGCTACATCAAGACCTAGATGAACGAAGACGCCCGTGGGACAGgcaaagagacagagatgaaAGAGATTTTGACTTCAGGAGGGAGATGAACGGCAACCGCCACAGCCGAGAGAGAGACCGGGACCGCGAGAGGGACAGGGATAGGGAGAGAGACCGAGACAGGGAGCGAGGCAGAGATCGCCCCAGAGAGCATGAACGCGACAGAGACCGCGACAAAGAGAGAGACCGCGAAAGGGAACGTGAACGGGAACGTGATCGCGGGGGCTGGACACCTCTTCTGCCTCTGCCTACACCTCTGCTTCCAACTCCACCTCTTAATCCCAATCTGACCCTGAACCAAGGCAAACTGCTGGCACCACTCAAACTGAACCCCCAGCTTCAGTCACGATTCCAGTCCCCACTCCTGCCCCAAGCTCAGCCCAAACCCTCTCTCTTGGGTCTGAATCAGCCGCCGCCTCAGGTTCAGATTAAGTCTCCCCCTCCATCACAGAGCCAAGCAGCTTTGCCCGAGCCCCAGGATGAAACCCCAGCTCCGTCTGAGACACCTCAGGCCCAGTCACCACCCCCCGCCCAATCGCCTGACCGGTCATCTGACAACAAAAGTCAGAGCCCGTTGACAGAGGCTCCCACCCAGGCCGAGACATCACCACAACTTGAGACCCCTCCACAAACCAAATCGCCATTCGAGTCCATGGCTCTGTCCCCGGCTCTGTCCCCGGCTCTGTCCCCGGCTCTGTCCCCGGCTCAGTCCCCAGCCCAGTCCCCGGCTCAGTCCCCAGCCCAGTCCCCAGCCCAGTCCCCAGCCCGGTCCCCCTCCAGAACCACCGCTTCTCCAGACACTGAGCCCCCAAGCCAAGCCTCGCCGCTGGTTGAGGCCTCACCCCAGGACTCACCTGTGGCCTTCACACAAGCTGCCAGCCCCCCCGAAGAGACTCCCTCTCTGGAGGAGCAGGAAAGCCCAaggaaggatgaggaggaggagtcacAAGAGCGAGCCTCCTCACCCCAGTGGGTCAACGGAGCTGGGATGGACAATAGCACTGTGGCTGAATCTACACCCGAGGCCTCTCCTGAGGCCTCTCCTGAGCCCGCCGAAGAACCCTCTCCCGATTCTGAGCTCCCCGAAAGTGAACCGGAGCAGCAGCTTGCGTCTCCTGAGGACGTAGACAATGAACAGAGTGAGCCCATGGAGGAAGCTGCGAGTCAGCCAGTGGTAGACACTGTCACAGACACTGAGGGGACATAA